From Acanthopagrus latus isolate v.2019 chromosome 22, fAcaLat1.1, whole genome shotgun sequence, the proteins below share one genomic window:
- the LOC119013059 gene encoding cholesterol 24-hydroxylase-like yields the protein MAVFHMILGWTAQALMFVLFLLFLAFLGYCLYLKHLHMKYDHIPGPPRDSFLLGHSPTMLKIMNSGGIVHDKFLEWTETYGPVCRINFLHYIMIFVSCPEATKEILMSSKYPKDSFLHQRLFNLFGQRFLGNGLVTARDHELWYKQRRIMDPAFSSLYLRGLMGTFNERAEKLMTTLSDLAEQKKEANMLQLVNCVTLDVIAKVAFGVDLDLLNNSSTFPKAIETCLKGMVYNVRDIFFGLNPKNRPFINEVRESCRLLRTTGAKWIQDRKTAMQNGDEVPKDILTQIIKSAGKEESMTQEDEDLMLDNFVTFFIAGQETTANQLAFCIMELARHPDILEKVTKEVDDVIGMKQEISYDDLGQLVYLSQVLKETLRIYPTAPGTSRELRQDFVIDSIHVPAGVIGVFSSYTCGRMEKFFKDPLKFDPDRFHPDAPKPYYCYYPFALGPRSCLGQNFAQMEAKVVMAKLLQRFDLTLVPGQSYDLLDTGTLRPKSGVVCSVRYRNHKK from the exons ATGGCCGTTTTCCACATGATTTTGGGCTGGACAGCTCAAGCGctcatgtttgtgttatttctccttttcctgGCGTTTCTCGGCTACTGCCTGTACCTCAAACACCTCCATATGAAGTACGACCACATTCCCGGGCCGCCGAGAGACAG CTTCCTGCTCGGACATTCACCGACGATGTTGAAAATCATGAACAGTGGCGGGATTGTGCACGACAAATTCCTGGAATG GACGGAGACTTACGGGCCTGTGTGCAGGATCAATTTTCTGCATTATATTATGATCTTTGTGAGCTGTCCAGAAGCAACGAAG GAAATCCTGATGTCCTCAAAGTACCCCAAAGACTCTTTCCTCCACCAGAGACTCTTCAACCTGTTTGGTCAAAG GTTCCTCGGTAATGGCCTGGTGACAGCAAGGGACCATGAACTGTGGTATAAACAGCGCAGAATAATGGACCCAGCGTTCAGCAGCTT GTATTTGAGAGGACTCATGGGCACCTTCAATGAGAGGGCAGAGAAACTGATGACGACCCTCTCCGATCTGgctgaacagaaaaaagaggCCAACATGCTCCAGCTGGTCAACTGTGTCACCCTGGATGTGATCGCTAAG GTTGCGTTCGGTGTGGATTTAGACCTGCTGAACAACAGTTCAACTTTCCCCAAAGCCATTGAGACGTGTTTGAAAGGGATGGTGTACAACGTCAGAGACATCTTCTTTGGG TTGAATCCAAAGAACCGACCGTTCATTAATGAAGTGAGGGAGTCTTGCCGCCTGCTGCGCACAACTGGAGCAAAGTGGATTCAGGACAGGAAGACCGCCATGCAGAACGGGGATGAAGTCCCCAAGGACATCCTCACACAGATCATCAAAAGTGCTGGCAAAG AGGAAAGCATGACTCAGGAGGATGAAGATCTCATGTTGGACAattttgtaacatttttcatTGCCG GTCAGGAGACGACAGCCAATCAACTGGCTTTTTGCATCATGGAACTTGCGAGGCACCCTGACATACTGGAGAA agTGACGAAGGAGGTGGATGATGTCATCGGGATGAAGCAGGAGATCAGTTATGACGATCTGGGTCAGCTGGTCTACCTCTCACAG GTGCTCAAAGAGACTCTGAGGATTTACCCCACAGCTCCGGGCACATCTCGTGAGCTCCGGCAAGACTTCGTCATTGACAGCATCCACGTTCCCGCAGGAGTCATAGGCGTA TTTAGCAGCTACACGTGTGGACGAATGGAGAAATTCTTCAAGGACCCGCTGAAATTTGATCCGGACAGATTTCACCCGGATGCTCCAAA GCCTTATTACTGCTACTACCCCTTTGCCCTTGGTCCACGCTCATGCTTGGGACAGAACTTTGCTCAG ATGGAGGCTAAAGTGGTGATGGCCAAGCTGCTCCAGAGGTTTGACCTTACCCTCGTGCCGGGACAGAGCTACGACCTCCTGGACACCGGCACGCTCCGGCCGAAGAGCGGAGTGGTGTGTTCCGTCAGATACAGGAACCACAAGAAGTGA